AAGCGGAACGTTAAGAAAATTATTCTTGGGATATTCCTACGCGCATGGAGTTGGGACCATGGGAACCGTAAACGAACTTCTAAACCGCGCGAAAAAAGAACAAAAAAACATTCGATACTTTCTCCAAGCCAACCTAACCGGAGAGGACACAAAACACGGTATCGAAAGAAAAGAACTGATCGAAATATTGAAACAAAAAGAAAATTTGTCCAATGCGTACTGCAAGTTAGAGGGACTCATGGTGATGGGACCATCGGACGGGGATCCGACTAAAACCAAAGAAGTGTTTCGGGAACTATCCAAAATCAGAAAGGACTATATACCCGAGGCGAAACTTTCCATGGGCATGTCGGGGGATTATAAAATTGCGATCGAAGAGGGAAGTGACTTTGTCAGAATTGGAAGCGCAATCTTCGGGGAAAGGAATTAAGATGAAACAGACGATTGGAATCGCAGGTTGCGGAAATATGGGTGGGGCGATTTACGTTTCTCTCAAGAAACGTTATCCGACACAGGTTTTTGGATATGATCCGTACATGACCTCGAATCAAAAAATTGAACTGGTGTCTTCTTGGGACGAATTCGTTACCAAGTCCGATTTGATCATTGTCTGCGTAAAACCCGGAAAGGTATCCGAGCTTTTAAAACAAATCCCGGTTCCTAAAAAAATAATTTCCGTCGCGGCCGGAATCCATACAGAAGCGATTCGAAAGGATCTTCCTTCCGGATCCAAGGTAGTACGCGTGATGCCCAATCTTCCCTTGCTTGTTTCCGAAGGAGCGATGGGATATTTCGGAGATGAGGAGTTGTATGAAACTGTTTCCGAAATTTTTCAAACTCTGGGACATTCCGTACGGCTGAGTACCGAGTCGTTGATAGATGCGGTTACGGGACTTTCCGGATCAGGGCCTGCGTATGTATTCAAATTCATACAAGCCTTAGCTGAAGGAGGAGTGCTTTCCGGTTTAGGATATCAGGAAGCCTTAGATCTCAGCATACAAACCGTGATCGGCTCCGCGGAACTTCTTCGAAAGGAAAGGCGGAAAGATCCCGCAGCTCATCCTTCGGTGTGGAAGAATAAAGTCACTTCCCCGGGAGGAACTACGATTGCGGGACTTGCGGAATTG
The nucleotide sequence above comes from Leptospira weilii. Encoded proteins:
- a CDS encoding YggS family pyridoxal phosphate-dependent enzyme; protein product: MGIREHYQKIYAELQKLRPENPPTLIAVSKFQSLEKVKEAVDAGILHFGENRIQEGIEKFSEWLRNKDTSLVLHHIGPVQSGTLRKLFLGYSYAHGVGTMGTVNELLNRAKKEQKNIRYFLQANLTGEDTKHGIERKELIEILKQKENLSNAYCKLEGLMVMGPSDGDPTKTKEVFRELSKIRKDYIPEAKLSMGMSGDYKIAIEEGSDFVRIGSAIFGERN
- the proC gene encoding pyrroline-5-carboxylate reductase is translated as MKQTIGIAGCGNMGGAIYVSLKKRYPTQVFGYDPYMTSNQKIELVSSWDEFVTKSDLIIVCVKPGKVSELLKQIPVPKKIISVAAGIHTEAIRKDLPSGSKVVRVMPNLPLLVSEGAMGYFGDEELYETVSEIFQTLGHSVRLSTESLIDAVTGLSGSGPAYVFKFIQALAEGGVLSGLGYQEALDLSIQTVIGSAELLRKERRKDPAAHPSVWKNKVTSPGGTTIAGLAELERNGFSNAILEAVKAATKRSRELGA